A genomic region of Pseudomonadota bacterium contains the following coding sequences:
- a CDS encoding ATP-binding protein, which yields MKLLLSSVVVLALVWLFLIRPDQIAETEKVRQQLAFEADSLSQALKLEMEKYRLVSVLLTQTANINAALTSNATRGEDSAQVLDRISYLQALSGVNALAILRRGESESMPALALPPALLQSGRWQNGVQRAFHGSLGRAYFTDPEGRPHYLFFTPVFSEDGGAPQAILIALIDLGPIRDRWESSAHRVALWSDNGELLFDNRIAAPVNPINIAREHRQLNAVLRVTGSAPAFFGPGMLRGFIAALCLLLGVVLLLKQSERRRLLAELAEQRAGEAARLEREINQRTHELSIAQNQLVMTEKMALLGQMSASISHEINQPLAAIKNYASASRHLMVAGNTAAVSDNLNTVEALTERISRIVVHLRSFAQQEPSRVKPVSIGPVLNKAVSEFLDRFPSAADVLHYVPPAQPIWVQAGEVRLLQVLGNLLSNAHDACQSTRNATPGITITIANGDDHICVSVIDTGPGIDDAIADTLFDAFVSNRAAPDGMGLGLTISRSFVESMGGTLTINAKHLGGTRFDIVLKRLSSPSA from the coding sequence ATGAAACTGTTGTTGTCGTCGGTTGTTGTGCTCGCCCTGGTCTGGCTGTTCCTGATCCGACCAGACCAGATTGCCGAAACCGAAAAAGTTCGACAGCAGTTGGCATTTGAAGCGGATTCCTTGAGCCAAGCGCTGAAGCTTGAAATGGAAAAATACCGCCTCGTATCGGTGTTGCTGACACAGACCGCCAACATCAACGCCGCCCTGACGAGCAACGCAACACGCGGAGAAGACAGCGCGCAAGTGCTCGACCGCATCAGTTATCTGCAAGCCCTCTCCGGCGTGAATGCCCTCGCGATTTTGAGGCGTGGCGAGAGCGAGAGCATGCCGGCCCTTGCGCTGCCGCCCGCGTTACTGCAGAGCGGGCGGTGGCAAAACGGCGTGCAACGTGCCTTTCACGGCAGCCTTGGGCGCGCCTATTTCACCGACCCGGAGGGCCGCCCGCATTATCTGTTCTTCACGCCCGTGTTCAGCGAGGACGGCGGCGCACCCCAGGCTATCCTCATCGCACTGATCGACCTTGGCCCGATCCGGGACCGTTGGGAGAGCTCGGCACACCGTGTGGCGCTGTGGTCGGACAATGGCGAACTGCTGTTCGACAACCGTATCGCCGCCCCGGTCAACCCGATCAACATCGCCCGCGAGCACCGGCAACTCAACGCCGTGCTGCGCGTGACGGGCTCGGCGCCCGCGTTTTTCGGACCCGGCATGCTGCGCGGCTTCATTGCCGCATTGTGTTTGTTGCTCGGTGTGGTGCTGCTCCTGAAACAGTCCGAGCGGCGCCGCCTGCTGGCCGAACTCGCCGAGCAACGGGCCGGCGAGGCCGCGCGACTCGAGCGCGAAATCAACCAGCGAACGCACGAACTGTCAATCGCCCAGAACCAGCTCGTGATGACCGAGAAAATGGCCCTGCTTGGCCAGATGTCGGCCTCGATCAGCCACGAGATCAACCAGCCACTCGCCGCCATCAAGAATTACGCAAGTGCGTCCCGCCATTTGATGGTAGCCGGCAATACCGCCGCTGTCAGTGACAACCTCAACACCGTTGAAGCTCTGACCGAGCGAATCTCCCGCATCGTTGTCCACTTGCGCAGCTTTGCCCAACAGGAACCGTCCCGGGTCAAACCGGTGTCAATCGGCCCTGTGTTGAACAAGGCTGTCAGTGAATTTCTCGACCGCTTCCCAAGTGCTGCCGACGTCCTGCACTACGTGCCACCAGCCCAACCGATCTGGGTCCAGGCCGGTGAAGTCCGCTTGCTGCAAGTGCTAGGCAACCTGCTCAGCAATGCACATGATGCCTGCCAATCGACACGCAACGCCACGCCGGGCATCACCATCACCATCGCCAACGGCGACGATCACATCTGTGTATCCGTCATTGACACCGGGCCAGGTATCGACGACGCGATTGCCGACACGCTGTTCGACGCGTTCGTCAGCAATCGCGCTGCCCCCGACGGCATGGGACTGGGCCTGACGATCTCGCGATCATTCGTCGAGAGCATGGGTGGCACGCTGACCATCAACGCCAAACACCTGGGCGGGACCCGATTTGATATCGTATTGAAAAGGTTATCGAGCCCGTCCGCATGA